A part of Halorientalis sp. LT38 genomic DNA contains:
- a CDS encoding four-helix bundle copper-binding protein, translating to MTGGQFQQSSGAQTGQQYAKQPQQQSGGIQGQQQGSTTQGGQHQGQQLTESISRAIDVCSWCADQCIQESNPQMVECIRLCEDVAEIGEAAVAMLPRNSRFGQEILQTFQQSVQACAQECAQHQNPHCQECAQTLGQTMQAVQQGMGSTQGGGMQSGGMQSSGMQSGGMQPGKQGGATQGF from the coding sequence ATGACAGGAGGCCAGTTCCAGCAGTCGAGCGGCGCACAGACCGGGCAGCAGTACGCCAAACAGCCCCAGCAGCAGTCGGGCGGGATCCAGGGCCAACAGCAGGGATCGACGACGCAGGGCGGCCAGCACCAGGGCCAGCAGCTCACCGAGAGCATCAGCCGCGCCATCGACGTCTGCTCCTGGTGTGCCGACCAGTGTATCCAGGAGAGCAACCCCCAGATGGTCGAGTGCATCCGGCTCTGCGAAGACGTGGCCGAGATCGGCGAGGCCGCGGTCGCCATGCTACCGCGTAACTCCCGGTTCGGACAGGAGATCCTCCAGACCTTCCAGCAGTCGGTCCAGGCCTGTGCCCAGGAGTGCGCACAGCATCAGAACCCGCACTGCCAGGAGTGCGCCCAGACCCTCGGACAGACGATGCAGGCCGTCCAGCAGGGAATGGGATCGACGCAGGGCGGTGGCATGCAGTCCGGCGGGATGCAGTCCAGCGGTATGCAGTCCGGTGGCATGCAGCCCGGCAAGCAGGGCGGTGCGACCCAGGGGTTCTAA
- a CDS encoding Gfo/Idh/MocA family protein: MTLRIGFLGYGFMGRAHANALARLPMFFPDAPETERRVLIGRDESALETAADRLGFAETATGWREAIDDVDVLFNLAPNFLHAEPSITALERDVHVLCEKPLADEFDDADRMAATAAESDATAAIAFNYRFLPAVARAKRLVERGALGEIRAFRGQYLQDWLLDPDAPWSWRLDADLAGSGALGDLGAHTLDLARYLVGDVERVSGHTRTFVEERPDPEGDGTSAVTVDDAYSAQLAFENGAMGSVEASRVAPGRKNDHRLELDGTEGALRWSLERPNELLVRRADARGFERELVTEAEDPYVEHWWPPGHVLGWEHAIVNQDSEFLRAVATDGAYDPDFEAGLAVQRLLDAIQRADRDGRWVEI, from the coding sequence GTGACCCTCCGCATCGGCTTCCTCGGGTACGGGTTCATGGGTCGGGCGCACGCGAACGCCCTGGCGCGGCTCCCCATGTTCTTCCCGGACGCCCCGGAGACGGAACGGCGGGTTCTGATCGGGCGCGACGAGTCGGCCCTGGAGACGGCGGCCGACCGGCTGGGCTTCGCCGAGACCGCGACCGGCTGGCGCGAGGCCATCGACGACGTGGACGTCCTGTTCAATCTCGCGCCGAACTTCCTCCACGCCGAGCCGTCGATTACCGCCCTCGAACGGGACGTGCACGTCCTCTGTGAGAAACCCCTCGCGGACGAGTTCGACGACGCCGACAGGATGGCCGCGACCGCGGCGGAGAGCGACGCGACGGCGGCCATCGCGTTCAACTATCGGTTCCTGCCCGCGGTCGCGCGAGCGAAACGGCTGGTCGAGCGCGGCGCACTCGGCGAGATCCGCGCCTTTCGCGGGCAGTACCTCCAGGACTGGCTGCTCGATCCCGACGCGCCGTGGTCCTGGCGGCTGGATGCGGACCTCGCCGGCAGCGGGGCGCTGGGCGACCTCGGCGCGCACACGCTGGACCTCGCACGGTACCTCGTGGGCGACGTCGAACGGGTCAGTGGTCACACCCGGACGTTCGTCGAGGAACGACCGGATCCCGAGGGCGACGGGACCAGTGCGGTCACGGTCGACGACGCATACAGTGCCCAGCTAGCGTTCGAGAACGGGGCGATGGGATCCGTCGAGGCCTCCCGGGTCGCGCCCGGGCGGAAGAACGACCACCGGCTCGAACTCGACGGGACCGAGGGGGCGCTCCGGTGGTCGCTGGAGCGGCCGAACGAACTGCTCGTCCGCCGCGCCGACGCCCGCGGGTTCGAGCGGGAACTCGTCACCGAGGCCGAGGACCCCTACGTCGAGCACTGGTGGCCCCCCGGGCACGTCCTCGGCTGGGAACACGCCATCGTCAACCAGGACTCCGAGTTCCTGCGCGCCGTCGCGACCGACGGTGCGTACGATCCCGACTTCGAGGCGGGCCTGGCGGTCCAGCGGCTGCTCGACGCGATCCAGCGAGCCGACCGCGACGGCCGCTGGGTCGAGATCTGA
- a CDS encoding sugar phosphate isomerase/epimerase family protein: MDLGVLTVPLGQRPLGDALDYLADLGVDAVELGCGGFPGSDHLEPAALVDDPDRRTALRRTLDDRDLSVSALATHNNPLHPDPERAETADRELRRAIRLADALDVPAVTCFSGLPGGSPDDATPNWITAAWPPEHADALAYQWERATEYWPDVAALAADRGVDIAIEMHPNMLVHEPHGLARLRDATNERVGANFDPSHLYWQGIDPVAAIRWLGDRDAIHHVHAKDTELYPDRCRTRGVLDTTPLDRPAERSWLFRTVGYGHGERHWKRIVTALRLVGYDGAVSIEHEDALLSPQEGLEKAVELLDRVLIETDPGEAFWA, encoded by the coding sequence ATGGACCTCGGTGTCCTGACCGTCCCCCTCGGGCAGCGCCCGCTCGGGGACGCGCTCGACTACCTCGCCGATCTCGGCGTCGACGCCGTCGAACTGGGATGTGGCGGGTTCCCCGGGAGCGACCACCTCGAACCCGCTGCCCTCGTCGACGACCCCGACCGCCGGACGGCCCTCCGGCGCACTCTCGACGACCGGGACCTGTCGGTCAGCGCTCTGGCCACCCACAACAACCCGCTCCATCCCGATCCGGAGCGGGCCGAGACTGCCGATCGGGAACTCCGCCGGGCGATCCGGCTGGCGGACGCGCTCGACGTGCCCGCGGTCACCTGCTTCTCCGGCCTCCCGGGCGGGAGCCCCGACGACGCGACGCCGAACTGGATCACCGCTGCCTGGCCGCCCGAGCACGCCGACGCCCTCGCGTACCAGTGGGAGCGGGCGACCGAGTACTGGCCCGACGTCGCCGCGCTCGCGGCCGACCGCGGCGTCGACATCGCGATCGAGATGCACCCGAACATGCTCGTCCACGAACCCCACGGGCTCGCCAGGCTCAGGGACGCGACGAACGAACGCGTGGGGGCGAACTTCGACCCGTCGCACCTCTACTGGCAGGGGATCGATCCGGTCGCGGCGATCCGGTGGCTGGGCGACCGGGACGCGATCCACCACGTCCACGCCAAGGACACGGAGCTGTACCCCGACCGGTGTCGGACCCGGGGCGTCCTCGACACGACGCCGCTGGATCGGCCGGCCGAGCGGTCCTGGCTGTTCCGCACCGTGGGGTACGGCCACGGGGAGCGCCACTGGAAACGAATCGTCACCGCGCTGCGACTGGTCGGCTACGACGGCGCGGTGAGCATCGAACACGAGGACGCCCTGCTGAGTCCCCAGGAGGGGCTGGAGAAGGCCGTCGAACTGCTCGACCGGGTCCTGATCGAGACCGATCCCGGGGAGGCGTTCTGGGCGTGA
- a CDS encoding Gfo/Idh/MocA family protein, which yields MALQIGVIGVGGLGYLQAKTYRELGSVEIVAAADITADARDLFEREFHAPAYETHRALLHEHAAELDAVTIVTPHTLHYDQAMACLDRGLHVLVEKPMVTDVGNAKTLVQTATERDLVLQVGYQRRFHEGFREIDRLLGSGRIGHLHSVNCFVSQNWIDNHRGTWRVDPSLSGGGQLYDTGSHVIDTLLWLTHAHPTTVSAQIEYAMPDIDVNSVLTIGMERDDQPVLASVAIVGDGVDLTPREGYRFWGTSGSISYMDDELVVTERDGATYRTEMTIDADFDALNRRKLRNFADAIEGTAESAVPGTVGLTVTAVTEAAYQAAASGSTVSVQSIIDGAAVEQ from the coding sequence ATGGCCCTGCAGATCGGCGTCATCGGAGTCGGTGGACTCGGCTACCTCCAGGCCAAGACCTACCGCGAGCTGGGGAGCGTCGAGATCGTGGCGGCCGCCGACATCACCGCCGACGCCCGCGACCTCTTCGAACGGGAGTTTCACGCGCCGGCCTACGAGACCCACCGTGCCCTCCTCCACGAACACGCCGCGGAACTCGACGCGGTCACGATCGTCACCCCGCACACGCTGCACTACGACCAGGCGATGGCGTGCCTGGATCGCGGCCTCCACGTCCTCGTCGAGAAACCGATGGTGACGGACGTCGGCAACGCGAAGACGCTCGTCCAGACGGCGACCGAGCGCGACCTCGTCCTGCAGGTCGGCTACCAGCGACGCTTCCACGAGGGGTTCCGCGAGATCGACCGCCTGCTCGGGAGCGGCCGGATCGGCCACCTCCACTCCGTCAACTGTTTCGTCAGCCAGAACTGGATCGACAACCACCGCGGCACCTGGCGGGTCGACCCGTCGCTGTCCGGCGGCGGGCAGCTCTACGACACCGGCTCGCACGTCATCGACACGCTGCTCTGGCTCACGCACGCCCATCCCACCACCGTCTCGGCCCAGATCGAGTACGCCATGCCCGATATCGACGTCAACAGCGTGCTGACCATCGGCATGGAACGCGACGACCAGCCGGTCCTGGCGAGCGTCGCCATCGTCGGCGACGGCGTCGACCTCACCCCGAGAGAGGGGTACCGCTTCTGGGGCACGAGCGGTTCGATCTCGTACATGGACGACGAACTGGTCGTCACCGAACGTGACGGCGCGACCTACCGGACCGAGATGACCATCGACGCCGACTTCGACGCCCTGAACCGGCGAAAGCTCCGGAACTTCGCCGACGCCATCGAGGGCACCGCGGAGTCGGCGGTACCCGGAACCGTCGGCCTCACCGTCACCGCGGTCACCGAAGCCGCCTACCAGGCGGCCGCCTCCGGCTCGACCGTCTCGGTCCAGTCGATCATCGACGGGGCCGCCGTCGAGCAGTAA